A genomic stretch from Vicia villosa cultivar HV-30 ecotype Madison, WI unplaced genomic scaffold, Vvil1.0 ctg.002954F_1_1, whole genome shotgun sequence includes:
- the LOC131640135 gene encoding uncharacterized protein LOC131640135 — protein MYCLAQKLLGSGPSFLPMTVNQTQRGSDSKILDEPCSSDGVHEVELLIPFLSNSSIEAYSQKDVSGILSFSGTVCSFAYLNSKEPISQAVTDLKKRMQPSIS, from the exons ATGTATTGTCTCGCTCAAAAATTACTTGGCTCTGGACCTTCTTTTTTGCCCATGACTGTAAACCAAACACAAAGAGGAAGTGACAGTAAG ATTCTTGATGAGCCGTGCTCATCGGATGGCGTGCATGAAGTTGAATTGCTTATACCATTTTTGAGTAATAGTTCTATTGAAG CATACAGCCAAAAAGATGTTTCTGGTATTCTTTCCTTTAGTGGTACAGTATGTTCTTTTGCGTACCTGAATTCAAAAGAGCCAATTTCACAAGCTGTTACTGATTTGAAG AAAAGAATGCAACCTTCCATTTCCTAG
- the LOC131640134 gene encoding phosphoglycerate mutase-like protein 1 isoform X1 produces the protein MRFGRCVFLWSQTFIVVQKRHHTKLFANNHTDRNNTYSSENILSGTDVYTKIDHPTEFDFYLCSHAGIQGVHPCDKRRHITEYKKMFPAIDFSLIESDDDILWKPDIREKNEEVAARGLKFLEWLWTHKEKEIDVVTHSGFLFHTLSAFGNDCHPNVKSEICTHFANCELRSVVIIDRGMIGSNESSTNFPDKIPHGLDLPSDVADEKNAANDLTK, from the exons ATGAGATTCGGAAG GTGTGTGTTTCTTTGGAGCCAAACTTTCATAGTTGTACAAAAAAGACATCATACTAAGTTATTCGCAAACAACCACACGGACAGGAATAATACATATAGTAGTGAAAATATACTGTCTG GAACTGATGTTTATACAAAAATCGATCACCCAACCGAGTTTGATTTTTATCTCTGTAGTCACGCCGGCATCCAG GGGGTGCATCCTTGTGATAAGAGAAGGCACATCACTGAGTACAAGAAAATGTTTCCAGCAATTGATTTTTCACTG ATTGAGTCTGATGACGACATTTTGTGGAAACCTGATATTCGAGAGAAGAATGAAGAAGTTGCTGCCAGGGGACTGAAATTTTTGGAATG GTTGTGGACTCataaagaaaaagagattgaTGTTGTTACTCACAGTGGTTTTCTATTTCATACTCTAAGTGCTTTTGGAAATGATTGCCATCCAAATGTGAAGAGTGAAATCTGCACACA CTTTGCTAATTGTGAGCTGCGTTCAGTGGTTATCATCGATAGAGG GATGATTGGATCAAATGAGTCCTCTACCAACTTTCCTGACAAGATTCCACACGGCCTTGACCTTCCCAGTGATGTTGCTGACGAGAAAAATGCTGCGAATGATCTAACTAAGTAA
- the LOC131640134 gene encoding phosphoglycerate mutase-like protein 1 isoform X2 yields the protein MRFGRCVFLWSQTFIVVQKRHHTKLFANNHTDRNNTYSSENILSGTDVYTKIDHPTEFDFYLCSHAGIQGVHPCDKRRHITEYKKMFPAIDFSLIESDDDILWKPDIREKNEEVAARGLKFLECFANCELRSVVIIDRGMIGSNESSTNFPDKIPHGLDLPSDVADEKNAANDLTK from the exons ATGAGATTCGGAAG GTGTGTGTTTCTTTGGAGCCAAACTTTCATAGTTGTACAAAAAAGACATCATACTAAGTTATTCGCAAACAACCACACGGACAGGAATAATACATATAGTAGTGAAAATATACTGTCTG GAACTGATGTTTATACAAAAATCGATCACCCAACCGAGTTTGATTTTTATCTCTGTAGTCACGCCGGCATCCAG GGGGTGCATCCTTGTGATAAGAGAAGGCACATCACTGAGTACAAGAAAATGTTTCCAGCAATTGATTTTTCACTG ATTGAGTCTGATGACGACATTTTGTGGAAACCTGATATTCGAGAGAAGAATGAAGAAGTTGCTGCCAGGGGACTGAAATTTTTGGAATG CTTTGCTAATTGTGAGCTGCGTTCAGTGGTTATCATCGATAGAGG GATGATTGGATCAAATGAGTCCTCTACCAACTTTCCTGACAAGATTCCACACGGCCTTGACCTTCCCAGTGATGTTGCTGACGAGAAAAATGCTGCGAATGATCTAACTAAGTAA
- the LOC131640128 gene encoding flavonol synthase/flavanone 3-hydroxylase-like, whose product MTDVYSSYILSTENRPNFSTFVEVDKIPIIDLSQTSQENLISEIRKACEEWGFFHVINHGVPSDLINKVANETKKIFGLSMEEKKKLRRDAINATGYHDAEHTNLTRDWKEVYDCLIYDGIQVPCTDDPNDSDLWTLTNHWPQSLPHFRETMKEYGGEVEKLSFKLLELISLSLGLAGDKFFDCHKNQLSLVRLNYYPPCPFPDMALGIGPHKDPCVLTILAQDDTGGLQVKKNSVGGWVNIKPVPGALVVNLGDVFQVWSNDKYDSAVHRAVVSSEKERYSYPFFFFPGHHVMVQPAEELVSEKNPAKYKPYNFGKYYANRTHHDFNKEEVAGKEIYDFKTSD is encoded by the exons ATGACAGACGTATATTCATCTTACATACTATCCACTGAAAATCGTCCCAACTTTTCTACCTTTGTGGAAGTTGATAAAATTCCCATCATCGACCTTTCACAAACTAGCCAAGAAAACCTCATTTCAGAGATTCGCAAGGCGTGCGAAGAATGGGGATTTTTCCATGTAATCAATCATGGAGTTCCCTCTGATCTTATCAATAAGGTTGCTAATGAGACCAAAAAAATTTTTGGTCTAAGTATGGAGGAAAAAAAGAAATTGAGAAGAGATGCTATTAATGCAACAGGATATCATGATGCCGAGCATACTAATCTGACCAGAGACTGGAAAGAGGTTTATGATTGTCTTATTTATGATGGAATACAAGTCCCTTGTACTGATGATCCAAATGACTCAGACCTATGGACTCTAACAAATCATTGGCCTCAATCCCTTCCACATTTTAG GGAAACAATGAAGGAATATGGTGGTGAAGTTGAAAAGCTATCTTTCAAGTTGTTGGAGTTAATTTCATTGAGCTTAGGCTTAGCTGGTGACAAATTCTTTGACTGCCACAAGAATCAACTAAGCCTTGTGAGGCTCAATTACTATCCTCCATGCCCTTTCCCTGATATGGCACTTGGAATTGGTCCTCACAAGGATCCTTGTGTCTTGACTATTCTTGCGCAAGATGATACTGGAGGTTTACAAGTTAAGAAAAATTCAGTTGGTGGTTGGGTTAATATTAAACCTGTTCCTGGTGCATTGGTTGTCAATCTGGGTGATGTTTTTCAG GTATGGAGCAATGACAAGTATGACAGTGCAGTACACAGGGCTGTAGTAAGCTCAGAGAAAGAAAGATATTCTTATCCATTCTTCTTTTTTCCAGGTCACCATGTTATGGTGCAGCCTGCCGAAGAGCTTGTGAGTGAGAAAAATCCTGCAAAATACAAACCATACAACTTTGGCAAATATTACGCTAATAGAACCCACCATGATTTCAACAAAGAAGAGGTTGCGGGTAAAGAAATTTATGACTTCAAGACTTCGGATTAG